A stretch of Chitinophaga caeni DNA encodes these proteins:
- the purL gene encoding phosphoribosylformylglycinamidine synthase subunit PurL, whose translation MQTTVETAEQLGLTADEFERIKSVMGRTPNFTELSMYSVMWSEHCSYKNSIVWLKTLPRDGDRLLVKAGEENAGLVDIGDGYACVFKIESHNHPSAIEPFQGAATGVGGIHRDIFTMGARPVAALNSLRFGNINDKKTQHLLKGVVHGISHYGNCFGVPTVGGEVYFENCYSTNPLVNAMSVGIVKVGQTVSATSYGVGNPVFIVGSATGKDGIGGASFASADITEESAQDLPAVQVGDPFQEKKLLEACLEVIPTGAIVGMQDMGAAGITCSTSEMSAKGEHGMDIQLEKVPTRQENMKGWEMLLSESQERMLIVVEKGREKEVLDIFEKWDLHCVQIGEVTDSPNLKFYMDGELEAEVPTESMVLGGGAPQYHRAYVEPAYFEKFKSFDIHSIADVKDAKTTAEKLIQLPNIASKRWVYNQYDSMVGTANASTNAPSDASIVLVKGTKKALALTTDCNSRYVFANPQIGGQIAVAEAARNIVCSGGEPVAITNCLNFGNPYDPEVYYQFVYAIKGMGEACHKFGTPVTGGNVSFYNQSPDGPVYPTPTIGMLGVLDDMSTRTTLNFKNEGDLIYIVGRSYNDIGSSEYVHKLLNIEYSPAPHFHIEEEYQLQQAISKAIKAGLVESAHDVSEGGLFTTLLESAMVNKIGFDVKTNSHFRKDAYLFGEAQSRVVVSINPANKEKFEALLHGLVDASDHSVRYEQIGTVKGANIVVDGENWGATASWKEKYDTALEKHFKQ comes from the coding sequence ATGCAAACCACAGTAGAAACAGCCGAACAACTAGGCTTAACAGCAGATGAATTTGAACGTATTAAATCCGTAATGGGCCGCACGCCCAATTTCACGGAGCTCAGCATGTACTCCGTAATGTGGAGTGAACACTGTAGCTATAAAAATTCAATTGTTTGGCTCAAGACTTTACCCCGGGATGGCGACCGCCTTCTTGTAAAAGCTGGAGAGGAAAATGCAGGATTAGTGGATATCGGTGATGGATATGCTTGCGTATTTAAAATCGAATCGCATAACCACCCTTCTGCCATCGAACCGTTCCAAGGAGCTGCCACGGGGGTTGGAGGTATCCACCGCGATATCTTTACCATGGGCGCCCGCCCGGTCGCGGCACTCAACTCGCTCCGCTTCGGTAACATCAACGATAAAAAAACTCAGCATCTCTTAAAAGGCGTTGTACACGGTATCAGCCATTACGGTAACTGCTTCGGCGTGCCGACTGTTGGTGGCGAGGTGTACTTCGAAAATTGCTATAGCACCAACCCATTGGTAAACGCGATGAGCGTAGGTATCGTAAAGGTTGGTCAAACGGTTTCCGCAACCTCTTACGGTGTGGGAAACCCCGTATTCATCGTAGGTTCCGCGACCGGTAAAGACGGCATCGGCGGTGCATCTTTCGCCTCCGCTGATATCACAGAAGAAAGCGCACAAGATTTACCTGCCGTGCAGGTGGGTGACCCCTTCCAAGAAAAGAAACTGTTGGAAGCTTGCTTAGAAGTTATACCAACCGGCGCTATCGTGGGTATGCAGGATATGGGCGCTGCCGGTATTACCTGCTCCACTTCCGAAATGAGCGCTAAAGGCGAACATGGCATGGACATTCAACTGGAGAAAGTGCCTACCCGCCAAGAAAACATGAAAGGCTGGGAAATGTTGCTGAGCGAAAGCCAGGAGAGAATGTTGATCGTGGTAGAAAAAGGTCGTGAAAAAGAAGTGTTGGACATCTTCGAAAAATGGGATCTGCATTGCGTACAAATCGGCGAGGTAACCGATTCCCCTAACTTGAAATTTTACATGGATGGGGAACTGGAAGCTGAAGTGCCTACAGAAAGCATGGTATTAGGTGGCGGCGCCCCTCAATATCACCGCGCATACGTAGAACCGGCGTATTTCGAAAAATTTAAATCCTTCGATATCCATTCTATCGCGGATGTGAAAGATGCTAAAACCACGGCCGAAAAATTGATTCAACTCCCTAATATCGCTTCTAAACGCTGGGTATATAATCAATATGATAGCATGGTAGGTACTGCTAATGCCAGTACAAACGCCCCGAGCGATGCTTCCATCGTTTTAGTAAAAGGCACCAAGAAAGCCTTGGCTTTAACAACGGATTGTAACAGCCGCTACGTATTTGCCAACCCGCAAATCGGGGGACAAATTGCCGTAGCTGAAGCAGCCCGCAACATCGTTTGCAGCGGCGGTGAGCCGGTTGCAATTACGAACTGCTTGAACTTCGGTAATCCTTATGATCCCGAAGTATATTATCAATTCGTATACGCTATTAAAGGTATGGGCGAAGCTTGCCACAAGTTCGGTACGCCTGTAACCGGCGGTAACGTAAGTTTTTATAACCAATCTCCGGACGGCCCGGTTTACCCAACCCCCACAATCGGGATGTTGGGCGTGTTAGATGATATGTCTACCCGCACCACGTTGAACTTCAAAAATGAAGGCGATTTAATTTATATCGTGGGACGTAGTTACAACGATATCGGCAGCTCGGAATATGTGCATAAGTTGTTGAACATTGAATACAGCCCTGCCCCGCATTTCCACATCGAGGAGGAATACCAATTGCAACAAGCAATCAGTAAAGCTATCAAGGCCGGTTTGGTCGAATCAGCCCACGATGTAAGCGAAGGTGGTTTATTTACAACATTGCTGGAAAGTGCGATGGTGAATAAAATCGGTTTCGATGTTAAAACCAATAGCCATTTCCGTAAAGATGCTTACCTGTTCGGTGAAGCTCAAAGCCGCGTTGTTGTTTCTATTAACCCGGCTAATAAAGAGAAGTTCGAAGCCTTATTACACGGCTTGGTAGATGCCAGCGACCATTCTGTTCGCTACGAGCAGATCGGTACCGTTAAAGGTGCTAATATCGTGGTGGATGGCGAAAATTGGGGCGCTACAGCCAGCTGGAAAGAAAAATACGATACCGCTTTAGAAAAGCATTTTAAACAATAA
- a CDS encoding glutamine synthetase III family protein: protein MQSLRLTALEGLTGVDVKLKTELNGKITDAFGSNVFSAKTMREFLSDEAYKSLMNSIKAGTKIERKMADQIASGMKAWAMKKGVTHYTHWFQPLTGTTAEKHDSFFTLKSDGTAIETFDGDALVQQEPDASSFPNGGIRATFEARGYTAWDPSSPAFIIDQGAGKTLCIPTIFVAYTGESLDYKAPLLKATAALDKAAVDVCNYFDKNITKVTTTLGWEQEYFVVDESMANARPDLVMCGRTVVGHAPAKGQQLEDHYFGSIPERVYAYMRDFEEEAYKLGIPLRTRHNEVAPSQFECAPIFEEVNIAVDHNSLLMDVMSKVAKRHKLRILFHEKPFAGINGSGKHNNWSMATDTGVNLLAPGKTPKTNLMFLTFFVNTIKAVHDYSDLLRASIASPSNDFRLGANEAPPAIISVFTGKYLSEVLQEVKTRVSNKFDEQDEAILKLDLHRHIPELLLDNTDRNRTSPFAFTGNKFEFRAVGSTANCASAMTVLNTIMAKTLQNFKTEVDGLIEKGEKKEIAIMQTLRKYIVDSEKILFEGDGYSEDWEKEAEKRGLPNVKTTPRALDAFVTPKATQLFVETGVYNEKELHARHEVLLEDYVKKVQIEARVIGEIATNNILPSAVRYMNELLVNIKGLKENGFPESAYKAQLQIATKISEHINVISETVQAMIEARKTANKLDDSRQKAIDYCEKIKQPYFDTIRYHADKLEFLVDDKIWGLPKYRELLFLR, encoded by the coding sequence ATGCAATCTTTACGCTTAACAGCGCTGGAAGGATTAACCGGCGTAGATGTAAAACTAAAAACCGAACTGAACGGCAAGATCACCGACGCCTTCGGTAGTAATGTTTTTTCTGCCAAAACAATGCGCGAGTTTTTGAGCGACGAGGCTTATAAGAGTTTGATGAACTCTATCAAGGCTGGTACCAAAATCGAGCGTAAAATGGCTGACCAAATTGCTTCCGGCATGAAAGCCTGGGCAATGAAGAAAGGTGTTACCCACTATACCCACTGGTTTCAACCCCTTACTGGCACCACTGCTGAAAAACATGACTCATTTTTTACGTTGAAATCTGACGGTACCGCGATCGAAACTTTCGATGGTGATGCCTTGGTTCAGCAAGAACCCGATGCTTCTAGTTTTCCGAATGGCGGCATCCGTGCTACCTTCGAAGCTAGGGGATATACTGCTTGGGATCCTTCTTCCCCCGCATTTATCATCGACCAGGGTGCTGGTAAGACATTATGTATCCCTACCATCTTCGTAGCTTACACCGGTGAATCGCTCGATTATAAAGCGCCGTTGTTGAAAGCTACCGCCGCTTTAGATAAAGCTGCTGTGGATGTTTGTAACTACTTCGATAAAAATATCACCAAGGTGACTACTACCTTGGGTTGGGAACAAGAATATTTCGTGGTTGACGAATCTATGGCTAATGCGCGTCCTGACTTGGTGATGTGCGGCCGTACGGTTGTTGGTCACGCGCCGGCTAAAGGACAGCAATTAGAAGATCATTACTTCGGTTCTATCCCTGAAAGGGTGTATGCTTACATGCGCGATTTCGAAGAAGAAGCTTATAAATTAGGTATCCCTTTAAGAACCCGTCATAACGAGGTGGCGCCTTCCCAGTTTGAGTGCGCTCCTATATTTGAAGAGGTTAATATCGCCGTGGATCACAACTCTTTGTTGATGGATGTGATGAGCAAGGTTGCAAAACGTCATAAATTGCGTATCTTGTTCCACGAAAAGCCATTCGCTGGCATCAACGGTTCCGGTAAACACAATAACTGGAGCATGGCTACCGATACCGGTGTTAACTTGTTGGCACCCGGTAAAACGCCAAAAACAAACCTCATGTTCTTGACTTTCTTCGTAAATACGATCAAGGCAGTACATGATTATTCTGATTTGTTGAGGGCTTCTATCGCTTCCCCTAGCAACGATTTCCGTTTAGGAGCTAACGAAGCGCCCCCGGCAATCATCTCGGTATTTACCGGTAAATATCTTTCCGAAGTATTGCAGGAAGTAAAAACCCGTGTAAGTAACAAGTTTGACGAGCAAGACGAAGCTATCTTGAAATTGGACTTGCACCGTCATATCCCGGAGTTGTTGTTGGATAACACCGATCGTAACCGTACTTCGCCATTTGCCTTCACCGGTAATAAGTTCGAGTTCCGCGCGGTAGGTTCTACTGCAAACTGTGCTTCCGCTATGACCGTGTTGAACACGATTATGGCTAAAACTTTACAAAATTTCAAAACCGAAGTAGACGGCTTGATCGAGAAAGGGGAGAAAAAGGAGATCGCGATTATGCAAACTTTGCGTAAATACATCGTGGATTCTGAAAAAATCCTTTTCGAAGGTGATGGCTACAGCGAAGATTGGGAAAAAGAAGCAGAGAAAAGAGGTTTACCGAATGTAAAAACAACCCCGCGCGCATTGGATGCATTCGTTACGCCTAAAGCTACGCAGTTGTTCGTAGAAACGGGTGTTTATAACGAGAAAGAATTACACGCCCGCCACGAAGTGTTGTTGGAAGATTACGTGAAGAAAGTACAGATCGAGGCCCGTGTAATCGGTGAAATCGCTACCAATAATATTTTACCGTCGGCCGTTCGTTACATGAACGAGTTGTTGGTAAACATTAAAGGGCTGAAAGAAAACGGTTTCCCTGAAAGTGCATACAAGGCGCAATTGCAAATTGCGACAAAAATATCTGAACATATCAACGTCATCAGTGAAACAGTACAGGCGATGATTGAGGCGCGCAAAACAGCCAACAAATTGGATGATAGCCGCCAGAAAGCGATCGATTACTGCGAGAAGATCAAACAGCCTTACTTCGATACTATCCGCTACCATGCTGATAAGTTAGAGTTCTTGGTTGATGACAAGATTTGGGGCTTACCCAAGTACAGAGAGCTGCTTTTCTTGCGATAA
- a CDS encoding aminotransferase class I/II-fold pyridoxal phosphate-dependent enzyme, with amino-acid sequence MDIFEKLLKSLGPIGQHSDRAHGYFAFPKLEGEIGNRMTFRGKEKIVWSLNNYLGLANHPEVRQADIDAVTQFGLAYPMGARMMSGNTDYHDQLEKELSEFVQKEDTMLLNYGYQGVLSAIDAICGRRDIIVYDAESHACIIDGVRLHPGHRYVFKHNDVADCEKQLRRATELAKTSGGGIFLITEGVFGMGGDQGKLKEIIALKDTYDFRILVDDAHGFGTMGKTGAGTGEEQGCQDGIDLYFSTFAKSMASIGGFISGNKDIITYLRYNMRSQIFAKSLPMPYVLGNLKRLELLRNKPELKDKLWENVRKIQQGLKDNGFDIGATDTPVTPIYMKGSIPEATAMCLDLRENYNVFCSIVVYPVIPKGQIIYRIIPTAVHTDEDIELTLKAFKETKAKLDAKVYDVAEIPLT; translated from the coding sequence ATGGATATTTTCGAGAAGCTATTGAAAAGCCTGGGGCCTATTGGCCAGCACTCTGACAGGGCACACGGCTATTTCGCTTTCCCTAAATTGGAAGGAGAAATTGGAAATAGAATGACATTCAGGGGCAAGGAGAAGATCGTTTGGAGCCTAAATAACTATTTAGGTTTAGCCAATCATCCGGAAGTACGCCAAGCTGATATCGACGCGGTAACGCAATTCGGGTTAGCTTACCCGATGGGTGCCCGCATGATGAGTGGTAACACCGATTATCACGATCAACTGGAGAAAGAGTTATCCGAATTTGTACAGAAGGAAGATACCATGTTGTTGAACTACGGTTACCAAGGCGTTTTGAGCGCTATCGATGCCATTTGCGGCCGTAGGGATATCATCGTGTACGATGCTGAAAGCCATGCTTGCATTATCGATGGTGTGCGTTTGCATCCCGGTCACCGGTACGTATTCAAACATAATGATGTTGCAGATTGCGAAAAACAGTTGCGCCGTGCTACGGAATTAGCAAAAACGAGTGGCGGTGGTATTTTCTTGATTACCGAAGGCGTGTTCGGAATGGGCGGCGACCAAGGTAAATTAAAAGAAATCATCGCGCTGAAAGATACTTATGACTTCCGCATCCTGGTTGATGATGCCCACGGTTTCGGTACCATGGGTAAAACCGGCGCCGGTACCGGTGAAGAACAAGGTTGCCAGGATGGCATCGACCTTTATTTCTCCACTTTTGCCAAATCCATGGCTTCTATCGGTGGATTCATCAGCGGTAATAAAGATATCATTACTTACCTGCGTTATAACATGCGTTCGCAAATCTTCGCGAAATCATTGCCGATGCCTTACGTATTGGGTAATTTGAAACGCTTGGAACTGCTGCGTAACAAACCGGAATTAAAAGACAAGCTGTGGGAAAATGTTAGGAAAATCCAACAGGGTCTCAAAGATAACGGCTTCGATATCGGCGCTACCGATACCCCGGTGACCCCGATTTACATGAAGGGTTCTATCCCGGAAGCTACGGCCATGTGTTTGGATCTGCGTGAAAACTATAACGTATTCTGCTCTATCGTGGTATACCCTGTAATTCCGAAAGGACAGATTATTTACCGGATCATCCCAACGGCAGTGCATACAGATGAAGACATCGAGCTGACTTTAAAAGCATTTAAAGAAACCAAGGCGAAATTGGATGCCAAGGTGTACGATGTGGCCGAAATTCCGTTGACTTAA
- the pafA gene encoding alkaline phosphatase PafA yields the protein MMNRVKLLAGILLFTSPLGIFAQRTVRTVSNNHASSQLERPKLVVGIVVDQMRWDFLYRYYDRYSTKGFKRLVNEGFTCENTFIPYTPAITAVGHSSVYTGSVPALHGIMGNSWFSREKNRTIYCVEDESVQTVGSGTDAGQMSPKNLLATTVTDELRLATNFRSKVVGIAIKDRGAILPAGHSANAAFWYDGKSGNFVSSSYYMKELPAFAKKFNDEKWPEKYLSKPWNTLYPIDTYVQSAADDQDFEGKFKGADAATFPHDLTKASAGTLSSTPFGNSYTLEFAKRALEGYALGKGPVTDMLVVSLSSTDYVGHQFGPNSIETEDTYLRLDKDLGAFFDYLDSEIGKGQYTVFLTADHGVAHIGGFANQHNIPGGGWSTGNFTRYVNNLANEKLGITKLVKSMTNYQVYFDYDAISAAGKTMEEVKALLVPELRKYEGVANVIDEEKWGDAPLVEPLKSMLMRGYNVQRSGDLMVILNPGFYYGGSSGASHGSWNPYDTHIPLVWMGWGIRKGASNRTVHMTDIAPTVAALLHIQMPNACIGEPIIDITNK from the coding sequence ATGATGAACCGGGTTAAATTACTCGCCGGGATCCTCCTATTTACGTCACCTTTAGGGATTTTCGCGCAGAGAACAGTTAGGACTGTATCTAACAATCATGCATCTAGCCAATTAGAAAGGCCCAAGTTAGTGGTCGGAATCGTTGTAGACCAAATGCGTTGGGATTTCCTGTACCGTTATTATGACAGGTATTCCACCAAGGGCTTTAAACGCCTTGTTAATGAAGGGTTTACATGTGAGAATACTTTTATTCCTTATACACCTGCCATCACGGCGGTGGGGCATAGTTCCGTCTATACCGGTTCCGTACCGGCTTTGCACGGGATTATGGGGAATTCCTGGTTTAGCAGGGAGAAAAACAGGACGATTTATTGCGTGGAAGATGAAAGTGTTCAGACAGTTGGTTCAGGAACAGATGCGGGGCAAATGAGCCCTAAAAATTTATTAGCCACTACCGTAACCGATGAATTGCGTTTAGCGACTAATTTCAGAAGTAAAGTAGTTGGCATAGCGATCAAGGATCGCGGCGCCATCCTACCGGCGGGCCATAGCGCTAATGCTGCATTTTGGTATGATGGCAAAAGCGGGAATTTTGTTTCTTCTTCTTACTATATGAAAGAATTACCGGCATTCGCTAAAAAATTCAACGATGAAAAATGGCCGGAAAAATATTTATCCAAGCCATGGAACACTTTGTACCCGATCGACACCTATGTGCAAAGCGCCGCGGATGACCAGGATTTTGAAGGCAAATTTAAAGGGGCCGATGCGGCTACTTTCCCCCACGATTTAACCAAGGCCAGTGCAGGAACTTTAAGTTCTACGCCGTTCGGTAATAGCTACACGCTTGAGTTTGCCAAGCGCGCCTTGGAAGGTTATGCACTGGGTAAAGGTCCCGTAACGGATATGCTGGTGGTGAGTTTATCATCGACCGACTATGTTGGTCACCAGTTTGGTCCGAACTCCATCGAAACAGAAGATACGTATTTGAGATTGGATAAAGATTTAGGCGCCTTTTTCGATTATCTCGACAGCGAGATCGGTAAAGGTCAATATACGGTATTCTTAACCGCGGATCACGGCGTTGCCCATATCGGTGGTTTTGCAAACCAGCATAACATACCGGGTGGGGGTTGGAGTACCGGTAATTTTACAAGGTATGTAAACAACCTCGCCAATGAGAAGCTGGGCATTACTAAGTTGGTAAAATCCATGACGAATTACCAGGTATATTTTGATTACGACGCTATTTCAGCAGCCGGCAAAACGATGGAAGAAGTTAAGGCCTTACTCGTTCCGGAACTAAGAAAATACGAAGGCGTAGCCAATGTCATAGATGAGGAAAAATGGGGCGATGCCCCGTTGGTAGAACCTTTGAAATCCATGTTGATGAGGGGGTACAATGTTCAACGTAGTGGTGATTTAATGGTAATTTTAAACCCTGGATTTTACTATGGTGGGTCCTCGGGCGCCAGCCACGGATCTTGGAACCCGTACGATACGCATATTCCCCTGGTATGGATGGGTTGGGGAATCCGCAAGGGTGCTTCTAACCGTACCGTTCATATGACTGATATCGCGCCGACGGTGGCCGCATTATTGCATATCCAGATGCCGAATGCTTGTATCGGGGAACCGATAATTGATATCACGAATAAATAA